TGTTGCATTTAAAGAAAATGTATTAAACAATGGTAGATCAGTTAAAAAGAGTAAAACCTCATTTATTGAAGAAGCTACCAACAATACTGGTTCAAAAGTAGCATTCTTTACAGGATGTATGGTTGATTACAGATTCCCAGAACTTGGTCACAAATTAGTTAGAATTCTAAAAGAAAATGGAATAGACATAGATGTTCCTGAAGGCCAAGTATGTTGTGGTTCTCCTCTTTTAAGAACCGGTCAAACCGATGCTGTTCAAAAACTCGTTGATACAAACAAAGAAGTTTTCAAAGACTATGATACTGTTGTTACTGTCTGTTCAGGCTGTGGATCTACTTTAAAAAATAACCACCCAGACTATGGTTCAAAACTCAATGTAATGGACATCAGTGAGTTTTTAGTAGATAAACTTGATGAAAGTAAACTCAAAGAAGTTAATATGACTGTTACATACCACGATCCATGTCATTTAGGCAGAGGACAAGGCATTAAAGATGCGCCAAGAGACATTATTGAAAAAATACCTGGTGTTGAATTTAAAGAAATGTTATACCCTTGCCAATGCTGTGGTGCTGGTGGTGGAATCAAATCTGGAAAACCTGAAATCGCAATGGAATTATCCAAATCAAAAGCAGAAATGATTGTAGATACTGGTTCTGATAGTGTTGTTAGCATTTGTCCATTCTGTAAACGTAATATACAAGACGGATTAAATGCAATAGGACGTGAAGATATAAAATGTATCCACATTCTTGAATTGTTAGATAAAGCTTACGAATAGTTAATATTGGAGTTGATTAAAATAGGAGATACTGCAGTTAGTGAAGAACAGGTAGTTGAAACTACCACTATGGACTCATCTAAACAAAAAGAGGAATCTGATAGTGAAAAAAAGTCAACTTCAACAAAAAAAGCCAAATCAACTGGACAATCCAGAGGAACTGCAAGAGCAAAGTTAATAAAGGACCAGGAAGAAAAAGAAGTCAGTTTATTTAAAGAAAACATTTATATTGTTTTTGTTGAATGTGAAACTCCTGGAAATATTGGTTTTCTTGCAAGAACCATGGCAAACTTCGGATTAAAGAATTTAGTTTTAATTAATCCACCTACATTAACAAATGAAGCTTATTATCAGGCAACTCATGGAAAATACATTGTTGAAAATGCAAAGATATATTCTACTTTAGATGAATTTTATCAATCCCAAAGAATTGATTTCAAAGTTGCATCAACTGGAATGGCTGGTGGAAGTTATAATTTATCCAGAATTCCAATTAGGCCCGAAGAACTCGGTAAATCAATGAATGTTTCAAATAAGATTGCAATAATATTTGGAAGAGAAGGAAACGGACTTACAAACAAAGAAATTGAAGATTGTGATATCTGCGTTTCCATTCCAACAGATCCGACATACCCAATCATGAATATCTCTCACGCAGCAGCAATCATATTTTATGAATTATTTAGAAACAAACATGACTACTGTGCTGAAGGGCTTGATGAAAGTACTGATTTAGAAAAAGAATTCTTATTAAATGATATGAATGATATAATTAACAGTTTAGATATTCCAGACCATAAGAAAAGAAATGGTCTTAAAACTTTTAATAACATTATTTCAAGAGCATTTATTACATCTAGAGAAGCGCACACATTTAAAGGAATATTAAGAAGACTAAAAAATAAACTCGGTGAAGAATGAGACGAATCAGATTTGTAGACATTAGTAAATTTATTCTCAAATATATTTTTAATTGGAGATTTTGGATTGCAGAATTCACCAAAAAATCAAAGATATATAAAAAATTCATTGATAAGTTTCTTTTTGATGAAGACACAATTATTGTTGTGCCAAATACAATTAATGTAAATAAAAAAATTGAATCAACAGGTTCAGAGTTTTTACCTACAGACATTATTAAAGAAGTTGTTAAACAAAGCAAAGACATCGTTATTATGGATACATGTCTTTGTAGAGAGTCAAACGGCTGTGAAGATTACCCACATGATATTGGATGTATATTTTTAGGCCCGACCTCTCGAAAAATTCCAGATCATATTGGTAAAAAAGCAAGTGTAGAAGAAGCATTAGCTCAAATTGACAGGGCTGATGCAGCTGGATTAACCCATATTATTGGAAGAAATAAAATTGACACCGTCTGGATGAACATACGTCCTGGAAAAGGACTTTTAACAATTTGTCACTGCTGTCCATGCTGTTGTTTGTGGAAAGTTCACCCAAACCTTGATGAAGACATCAGCGGTAAATTAGAAAAGCTTGATGGTGTTGAAGTAAAACTTAATCAAGATAACTGTACATTATGTAAAAAATGTTTAGACGACCTTTGTATGTATCAGGCAATTAGCTTAAAAGACAATAAAATAGCTATAGATAATGATACATGTAAAGGATGCGGTCTTTGTGTTAATGCATGTAAATTTGATGCAATTACAATAGATTATACTAAAGAAACTATTGACAATGTTGTTAATAGAATTGAAGATTTACTTGAAATTAAAGAATAAAAAACGTGTTGTGTGAAAAATGGCTATTTTAAGTGATAAGGATATAAAGAAATATCTAAAAGAAGGTAAAATTGGTATTGACCCTCTTTTAGATGAAAAACAAATTCAACCTTCCTCTGTTGATATGAGATTGGGGGATGAATTTAAGGTATTTAAAGTTATTAGAAAACCATATATTGATCCAAAAGATGAAGAAGACATCGCATCTTACATGGAATCAACAACCGTTGAAGAAGGTGAAGCATTTATAATCCACCCTAACGAATTTGCCCTTGCTACTACATTAGAATATGTAAAAGTTCCTGATGACTTGGTTGCAAGAGTAGAAGGTCGTTCAAGTATGGGAAGACTTGGAGTTACAATGCACGTTACCGCAGGATTTATTGATCCTGGATTTGAAGGTAAAATCACCTTAGAAATATCAAATATTGGTGCAATGCCTGTAGCATTATATCCTGGTCAAAGAGTATGCCAAATCGTATTTGAGACCATGACAACACCATCAGAACTTCCTTATGGACATCCTGATAGACAAAGTAAATACATGGGACAAACTAGTCCTGAAAGCAGTAGAGTTAAATTAGATTACGAATTAAAAAAATAAATGGAGATAATATTTATGAATCATGATAAAATGTCAAATATAAGTGCAAAAAGAGGATTCTTATGGCCATCTTTTGAAATTTACTCTGGAGTATCCGGTTTTACAGATTACGGTCCTCTCGGTGCTAGTTTAAAAAACAACATTATGCAAAAATGGAGAAAACAATACGTTTCAGGTGAAGGATTTTACGAAATCGAAGGTCCAACCGTAATGCCAAAAGAAGTATTAAAAGCATCAGGACACGTTGACAACTTTACCGACCCAATGTGTAAATGTGAAAGCT
This Methanobacteriaceae archaeon DNA region includes the following protein-coding sequences:
- a CDS encoding succinate dehydrogenase/fumarate reductase iron-sulfur subunit, with translation MIKVYVSRFNSETDKEPHLECYEIEKTKHMKVLDALQAINEKYDADISFRSSCRAGQCGSCGILFKGNGALACQKEIKDGAIIEPLRFPVIKDLIVDKSSIEAKVQDLQLSLQCDHKCSEIDSSIKKDDTADTKKVRSCIECYSCYSTCPVVNIATEEFGGPYLMRYINKFETDPRDNFDRLKEALDEGLYNCTSCGKCLSVCPKNINTFGDAIEKMRALAVANGSGPLPEHVAFKENVLNNGRSVKKSKTSFIEEATNNTGSKVAFFTGCMVDYRFPELGHKLVRILKENGIDIDVPEGQVCCGSPLLRTGQTDAVQKLVDTNKEVFKDYDTVVTVCSGCGSTLKNNHPDYGSKLNVMDISEFLVDKLDESKLKEVNMTVTYHDPCHLGRGQGIKDAPRDIIEKIPGVEFKEMLYPCQCCGAGGGIKSGKPEIAMELSKSKAEMIVDTGSDSVVSICPFCKRNIQDGLNAIGREDIKCIHILELLDKAYE
- a CDS encoding 4Fe-4S binding protein, which gives rise to MRRIRFVDISKFILKYIFNWRFWIAEFTKKSKIYKKFIDKFLFDEDTIIVVPNTINVNKKIESTGSEFLPTDIIKEVVKQSKDIVIMDTCLCRESNGCEDYPHDIGCIFLGPTSRKIPDHIGKKASVEEALAQIDRADAAGLTHIIGRNKIDTVWMNIRPGKGLLTICHCCPCCCLWKVHPNLDEDISGKLEKLDGVEVKLNQDNCTLCKKCLDDLCMYQAISLKDNKIAIDNDTCKGCGLCVNACKFDAITIDYTKETIDNVVNRIEDLLEIKE
- the dcd gene encoding dCTP deaminase yields the protein MAILSDKDIKKYLKEGKIGIDPLLDEKQIQPSSVDMRLGDEFKVFKVIRKPYIDPKDEEDIASYMESTTVEEGEAFIIHPNEFALATTLEYVKVPDDLVARVEGRSSMGRLGVTMHVTAGFIDPGFEGKITLEISNIGAMPVALYPGQRVCQIVFETMTTPSELPYGHPDRQSKYMGQTSPESSRVKLDYELKK
- a CDS encoding TrmJ/YjtD family RNA methyltransferase, encoding MIKIGDTAVSEEQVVETTTMDSSKQKEESDSEKKSTSTKKAKSTGQSRGTARAKLIKDQEEKEVSLFKENIYIVFVECETPGNIGFLARTMANFGLKNLVLINPPTLTNEAYYQATHGKYIVENAKIYSTLDEFYQSQRIDFKVASTGMAGGSYNLSRIPIRPEELGKSMNVSNKIAIIFGREGNGLTNKEIEDCDICVSIPTDPTYPIMNISHAAAIIFYELFRNKHDYCAEGLDESTDLEKEFLLNDMNDIINSLDIPDHKKRNGLKTFNNIISRAFITSREAHTFKGILRRLKNKLGEE